Below is a genomic region from Microbacterium sp. KUDC0406.
TTGCCGCCGCTGCAGGCGGCCAGACCCGCGCCGAGCGCGAGGATCGCGCCGAGGGCGAGGGACTTTCTGATCGTTGCACGTGAGATTGCCAACGCTCTACCTCTTTCGTCCTTGGAAGGGTTCCGGTCGGGTGCCCGGGGTTGTGACTGCATCCGTATTCTGTATACAAAACGCAGTTATTGTCAAGGGTCGCGGACTAATCTCGGGTGCATGACCCTTGTCGTGACCGTGCCCACCGCCCGCCTCGCCACGAACATCGGCAGCCTGCCCGATGGGGTCGAACTGCACGTCTGGGACTTCACGACACCTCCGCCGGCATCCCGCCTCGACATCGTGGTGCCGCCCTACATGGGCGCGACCGGGTCGCTGTCGGCGCTGCAGGGACTGGATGTCGGACTCGTGCAGAGCCAGTCGATCGGCTACGACGGCGTCGCCGAGCGACTGCCGGACGGGATGCCGTTCGCGAATGCCGCCTCGGTGCACGAGACCTCGACCGCCGAGCTCGCAGTCACCCTGATGCTCGTCGCCCAGCGGCAGTTCCCCCGCTTCGTGCGCGCGCAGGACCGCGGCGAGTGGTCGCCGGTCTTCGCCGAGAGCCTCGCCGACCGTCGCGTGCTGCTGGTCGGGTTCGGCGGCGTGGGCACCGGAATCGCGAGACGACTGGCGCCGTTCGAGGTGGAGATGACCGCCGTCGCGCGCAGCGCGCGCGTGGAGCAGGTGGACGGCGTCGGCGAGATCGTCGTGCACGGCATCGAGGAGCTGTCCGCCCTGCTGCCAGAGGCCGAGATCGTCGTGCTCTCACTGCCCGGCGGTGACGCGACCAACCACCTGTTCGACTCCGGCGTGCTGGGCCGGATGGCCGACGGCGCCCTGCTGGTGAACGTCGGCCGCGGCCGCTGATCGACCCGGACGCCCTGCTCGCCGAGCTGCAGAGCGGTCGGCTGCGCGCCGCCCTCGACGTCTTCGAGCCGGAGCCGCTGCCCACCGGGCATCCGCTCTGGTCGGCGCCTGGTCTGGTCGTCAGCCCGCACGTCGGCGGCGCGTCGACGGCGATGAATCCGCGCATGGCGCGCCTGGTGCGCACGCAGATCGAGCGGATGCTGGCCGGCGAGCCCCTCTGAACGTGGTGATCGCCGGCGCCTGAGCGGTGCCGGGCCGGCGGCAGTTCGCCACAGTCATCGGCCGACTCACACGCCCAGGTCGCACTTCGTCACGCTCTCCCGCCCGCATTCCGGGACGAACTGCGACCTGAGCAGCGACCTCCCCGCCCCACACCGTGACCAACTGCGACCTGAGCACAGGTGGGCACGCGGGCCGGCGCGGAACGGGTCGCCGCCCGCCATTACGGTTGAAGGATGACGATCACCGCCGCCGCAGACGGCTCCGCCCTGGGCAACCCCGGCCCGAACGGCTGGGCCTGGTACATCGACGACGCGAACTGGGCGGCCGGCGGCTCTCCGCACGGCACCAACAATCAGGGCGAGCTGCAGGCGGTGCTCGAGCTGCTGCGCGCGACCGCCGGCACGGACGAAGACCTGCGCATCCTCTGCGACAGCAAGTACGTCATCGACTCGATCACCAAGTGGATGCCGGGCTGGAAGCGCCGCGGATGGCGCAAAGCCGACGGCGGCGCGGTGCTCAATCGCGACCTCATGGAGGCCCTCGACGAGGAGATGGCGGGGCGTGACGTGCGCTTCGAATGGGTCAAGGGGCACGCCGGCCACGATCTGAACGAGGCCGCCGACGAGCGCGCGAACGCCGCGGCCAAGGCGTATCAGCAGAAGCAGGAGCCGCGCCGCGGACCCGGCTTCACGATGGCGACCGGCGCCGGAGCGGCGGCAGCCGCGTCCGCCCCCGTCGCGGCTCCCGCGTCCGCGCGGACCCCGGAACGCGACGCCGCCGTCCGGTCCCGCGGGACCTCCGCGTCCGGCGCATCCGATTCCCGCGGGCCGGCCGGATCTGGCACATCCGCCACCTCACGCGCAGCCGCCGCCACCGCTCCCGCCGTCGCGCCGCAGCTCTGGGCCGAGGCATCCGATCTGCTCGAGGCGCTCGACCTCGGCCCCGCGGCCTCGCCCATCGAGCTGCGTGTGACCCTCTCGGCGGAGGAGCACGCGCGTCTGCGCGACCGTGCCGATGCGCAGGGCGTGTCGCTCGAGGAGGCCCTGCGCCGCCTGATCTGATCGAGTGGCCGCGCGGCGGCAGCCGAATCGATTCGAACCCAGCCCTGGCGCGACTGTAAGCGTTTGCAGTACCCTGGTGCTCATGACCCTCGAGCAGATCGCCGCCCCCGGTTCCGAATGGTGGCGCAGCGCCGTCATCTACCAGATCTACCCCCGCTCCTTCGCGGACGCGTCCGGTGACGGCATCGGCGACCTGCCCGGCATCACCAGCCGGCTCGACGCGCTCGAGCAGCTCGGCGTCGACGCCATCTGGCTGAGCCCGTTCATGACGAGCCCGCAGCGCGACGCCGGGTACGACGTGGCCGACTACCGCGACGTCGACCCGCTCTTCGGCACGCTCGCCGACTTCGACGAGATGCTCGCGCAGGCGCATGCCCGTGGCATCCGGGTCATCGTCGACCTCGTGCCGAACCACTCGTCCGACCAGCACGTCTGGTTCCAGGAGGCGCTGAGGGCCGCTCCGGGCAGCCCCGAGCGCGCGCGCTACGTCTTCCGCGACGGGCGCGGCCCCGGCGGCGACGAACCGCCGAACAACTGGGAGTCCGTGTTCGGCGGGGGCATGTGGGAGCGCGTCACCGAGGCCGACGGCACCCCCGGCCAGTGGTACCTGCACATCTTCGACGCCACGCAGCCCGACTTCGACTGGACCAACGAGGAGGTGCGGGAGGAGTTCCGCAGCATCCTGCGCTTCTGGCTGGACCGCGGCGTCGACGGCTTCCGCGTCGACGTGGCGCACGGCATGATCAAGGAGGCCGGTCTTCCCGACTACGCCCCGTGGCCGACGCCGACTCGATGGGCGGCGGCGAGGAGAACGTGCCGTACTGGGGGCAGAACGGCGTGCACGACATCTACCGCGACTGGCACAAGGTCATGGCCGAGTACGACGGTGACCGGGCCCTGTGCGGCGAGGCATGGCTGCCCACGCTCAAGCAGACCTCGCTCTGGGTGCGCCCCGACGAGATGCACCAGACCTTCAACTTCCCGTACCTGATGACGCCGTGGGATGCTGCGGCGCTGCGCGCCGTCATCCGCGAGTCGCTCGACGAGTTCGGCGGCGTCGGCGCGCCGAGCACCTGGGTTCTCTCGAACCACGACGTGGTGCGGCACGCCTCGCGCCTCGCGCTGACGGCGGACAACCCGCAGGGCGAGGGCATCGGGCCGAAGTCGGCGGGCAAGCCCGATCCGGTCGTCGGCCTGTCGCGCGGCCGCGCGGCGACCGCGCTCATGCTGTCGCTGCCCGGCTCGGCCTACCTGTACCAGGGCGAGGAGCTCGGCCTGCCCGAGGCGATGGAGATCCCCGACGAGTTCCGGCAGGACCCCACCTGGTTCCGCACGCACGGCGAGCGCTACGGCCGCGACGGATGCCGCGTTCCGCTGCCGTGGACGGCGGATGCACCGGCCTACGGCTTCAACGACACCGGAGACTCCTGGCTGCCGCAGCCCGACGAGTGGGCGCGCTTCGCGCGCGACGCCGAGGAGGGCGACGCCGGCTCGACCCTCAACCTCTACAAGCGCCTCATCGAGCTGCGCCGCGAGCACACCCTCGGGTGGGGCTCGCTGGTCTGGGAGGATGCGGGCGCGAACACCGTGGCGTTCCGCCGAGGCGGCATCCACGTCGTGGCCAACATGGGCACGGTACCGGTGGAGCTCGGCGACGACGTGACCTTCCTGGTGCAGAGCGAGCCGTTCGCCGGAACCGCCCTGCCCCCGAACACGACCGCCTGGTTCACGAGGGCCTGACCCCGTCTCGAGACTGCAGGCCCGCGCCGAGCCGGGGCGGCAACGCCACAGTCTCGGCGCGGGCTTGCAGTCTCGCAAAGCTCAGGAAGGAACGACGACGATGACGAGTATCGACGAGGTCGCCAAGCTGGCGGGCGTCTCCACGGCGACCGTGTCGCGCGCGCTCAGCGGACGCGGCCACGTGTCGGCCGCGGCGCGCGAGCGCGTGCAGGAGGCCGCCGAGCAGCTCGGCTACGTCGTCTCGTCGCGCGCCTCGAGCCTGGCATCCGGACGCACGCGCAACATCGGCGTGATCGTGCCGTACCTCGACCGCTGGTTCTTCGCGACCGTGCTGTCCGGAGTCTCGTCAGCGCTGATGAAGCAGGGGTACGACATCACGCTGTACAACATCACGGCGGATGCCGCGGTGCGGCGCGAGGTGTTCCACACGGCGCTGCGGCGCCAGCGGGTCGATGCGGTGATCGCTGTGTCGATCGAGCTCGACGACGACGAGTCGGCGCAGCTGCTCGCGCTCGGCCTTCCGGTGATCGCGATCGGCGGTCCGAACCCGCAGCTGAACACGCTCACCGTCGATGACACGGCGATGGCGCGGCTCGCGACCGAGCACCTGCTGGGCCTCGGGCACCGCGACATCGCGCACATCGGGGCGAACCCGGAGTTCGACCTCGACTTCCACGTGCCCAGCCAGCGCCGGCTCGGATTCGAGCAGGCGCTGGAGGATGCCGGGGTGCCGGTCAACCACGCGTTCCTCGAACCCGCGGACTTCACCGTCGACGGCGGCTTCCGTGCTGCGAAACAGCTGCTCGGGCGGCCCGGTCCCCGACCCACCGCGATCTTCGCGGCATCCGACGAGATGGCGATCGGCGCCATCCTGGCCGCGCGCGACCTGGGCTTCCGCGTGCCGGAGGACCTCTCGGTGATCGGCATCGACGGGCACGAGCTGGGCGAGTTCTTCCAGCTCACCACGGTCGACCAGTTCCCGCTGGGCCAGGGCGAGCGGGCTGCGACCGCCGTGCTGGCCCGACTCGAGGACGACGCCGCGCCCGCGCCGCAGACCGCGCTGCCCTTCGAGCTCATCGTGCGCGGCACGACGGCTCTGCAGCATCCGCGCACCTCGTCCCGGCGCTGAGCCGCCGCGACCAGAGGGACACCGCCCTCAGAGCACCGGGCGCTTGTCGCCGCGGCGCATCAGGATCAGGTGCACGGTGAGCGACATCGTCAGGAACACGGATGCCAGCGGGATGAGCATGTCCGCCGGCAGGCCCGCGGCGAGCGCCGCGCCGCCGGTCGCGCTGCCGATCGCCGAGCCGAGCATCATGGCGCTGGTGTTCAGCGCGACCACCAGGGCGACCGAGTCCGGCGCCAGCATCGCGAGTCGCGACTGCAGCGAGACACCCGATCCTCCGTTGAACGTGGCGGTGCCGAAGAACCAGACCAGGATCGAGACGACACCCCAGACGCCGGTCAGAGCGAGGCCCGCGGTGCCGAGGAGCATGAACCCGATCAGCGCGATGATGATGATCGTGATGACGGGGTCGGGGCCGTGGCGGTCGATCGACCGGCCCGCGATCATGTTGCCGAAGAAGCTGAACACTCCGTAGCCGAACAGCACGCCGACCATCGCCAGGCCCAGCCCCGTGCGCGGGCCGATGATCAGCGCAGCGTAGGTGAAGCACAGGTAGCTGGCTGCCATCAGTCCGGTCGGCACCAGCAGCGCAGTCAGGATCGGTCCGCGGGTGAGCGGCTGCAGCGTCTCGCGCAGCGGCAGCGAGGGCAGATGCAGTTTGGGAACGAAGGCGAGGATGCCGATCAGCGCGACCGTGCCGATGCCGGCGACGATGAACAGCGGGATGCGCCAGTTCGCCTCACCGAGGAGCAGCCCGACGGGCACGCCGAGGGCGGTGGCGGCGAGGAAGCCGCCCATCACGATCGACAGCGCCCACCCGCGGCGCTCCGGCGGAGCGATCGCGATGACGTAGGCGGCGACGACCGCGCTCAGCAGCGCCCCGCCGATCGACGAGATCATCCGGCCGGCCATCGCCCAGGCGAAGTCGGGCGCGATGCCGACGATCACGTTGCCGACCACGAACACGGCGAGCGAGATCGCGATGGTGCCCCTGCGCTCGAACCGGCCGGTGAGGGCGCCGAGCACGGGGCCGGCAATGGCGCTGGTGAATGCGAACACGCTCATCAGCTGTCCCGCGGCGGCCTCGGAGACGCGCAGATCGCCGGCGATCTGCGGCAGCAGACCGGTCAGGACGTAGCCATCGATCCCCATCGAGAAGTTGGCGAGGAACAGCCAGAGCAGAGCGCCGAGGCCTGCGGCGCGCCCGGCGTCGCGAGTTAGTGAGTGCACCGAACTATCAAACCAGCATCCTCCGACGTCGGCGCTTGCGCTGGTGGCTTCGTCCGCGGAAGGGCGTGCCCACCACCGCTCCGGTCTCACTCGATGCGGGTGCGGGACCGAAACACCCGCAACCGTTGGGACCGGAGCAAGGAGGGGAGTCAGCGCACCGTGAAGCCGGCCCGCAGCAGGACCTCCTCGCGCGACGAGGGACCCACCAGCAGCTCGAAGTCGCCGGGTTCGACGACACGTCGCCCCCGGGCATCCACGATCGAGCAGTCCGCCACGGGCACCTCGATGCGCACCCGCTGCGACTCGCCGGGCTCGAGCGAGACCTGGCGGTAGGTCTTCAGCTCCTTGTCGGTCCAGCTCACGCTCGTGACCTCGTCGCGCACGTAGACCTGCACGGTCTCGCGCACCGGCCGCGAGCCGGTGTTCGCGACGGTGACCTCCGCCACCAGAGTGTCGTCCCGGCCGACCGACGACGACACCAGCCCGAGCCCCGAGTACTCCACGGTCGTGTACGACAGGCCCTCGCCGAACGCCCACGCGGGCGACTGGGTCAGGTCGGCGTAGCGGTGACCGTGCTGCCCGCGGATCTGGTTGTAGTACGTCGGCTGCTGACCGACGTGCCGCGCGAACGAGATCGGCAGGCGGCCCGAGGGCTCGATCGCTCCCGAGATCAGCTCGGCGACCGCGCGGCCGCCGTGCATCCCCGGGTTCGCCGCCCAGATCACCGCGGCCGCCTGCGCGGCGGATGCCGGCAGCACGAGCGGCTTGGAGGCGAGCAGCACGATCACGACCGGCTTGCCCGTGGCGATCATCGCGTCGAGCAGCGCGTTCTGCCCGCCGACGAGCTCGAGCGTCGCGGTCGAGCGCCCCTCGCCGACGAGCTCGATCCGGTCGCCGACGACGGCGACGATCACGTCGGCGGCGTTCGCGGCCCGGACCGCGTCGCCGAGCAGGCGCTCATCGGATGCCGCGGGCACCACCACCGGCGGGCGGGGCTGTCCATCGGGGAAGGTCGCGCCGAGCGGGTCGTCCTCGAAGGTGAGGATCTCGGCGCCCTGCGCGTATCGCACGGCGTATCCCTCGACGTCGCGAAGGCCGTCGAGCACCGTGGTGATCATCTCGCGCGGCTGCCCGTCCAGCCATCCGGCCTGGCCGGATCCGCCGGCCCAGTCGCCGAGCTGGTTCTGCGCGTCGTCGGCGAGCGGGCCGACGACGGCGACCCGGATCGGGTCGAGATCGCTCAGCGAAACTGCACCACCGCGCCGAGACCCGGGTGCTGCGCCCCCGTCTCGGCGCGGGCTTGCAGTTTCGGGAGTGGGAAAACCCGCAGCGCCCAACGGCAGCGTCCCGTCGTTCTCGAGCAGCACCAGCGAACGCCGCGCCACCTCGAGGTTCAGGTCGCTGTGCGCGCCGCTGCCCACGACGGCGCCGAGCTCGTCCGACGGCAGCCGCGGGTCCTCGAACAGCCCCAGGTCGAACTTCAGCGTGAGGATGCGCGCGACGGCCGCGTCGAAGGCGTCCGCCGCCAGCATCCCCTTCTCCACCGCCTCGAGCGCCCCCTCGAAGAAGTGCGGCGTGGTCATCGCCATGTCGTTGCCGGCCTTCACCGCCGCGGCGGCGGCGTGCGCGTAGTCGGGCTGCACGCGCTGCTCCCACACCATCCGGCCGACGTTGTCCCAGTCGGTCACGAGCGTGCCCGTGTAACCCCACTCGCCGCGCAGCACGTCGTTCAGCAGCCAGTCGTTGACCGTGATCGGCACGCCGTCGGTGGTCTGGTAGCCGAGCATGAACGTGCGGCAGCCCTCGCGGGCAACCCGCTCGAAGGGCGGCAGGAACCACGAGCGCAGCTTGCGCTGCGAGATGTCGGCCTCGCTGGCATCCCGCCCTCCCTGCGTCTCGGAGTAGCCGGCGAAGTGCTTCGCGGTCGCGAGGATCGCGGTGCGGTCGTCGAGGCCCTCGCCCTGGTACCCGCGCACCATCGCGCTGGCCAGCTCGCCGATCAGGAACGGGTCCTCGCCGAACGTCTCGTCCACGCGTCCCCAGCGCAGGTCGCGCGCGATGCACAGCACCGGCGAGAAGGTCCAGTGGATGCCGGTCGCGGCGACCTCCTCGGCGGTCGCCCTGGCGACCCGCTCCAGCAGATCGGCGTCCCAGGACGCCGCCATGCCGAGCTGCGTCGGATAGATCGTGGCGCCCGGCCAGAACGAGTGCCCGTGGATGCAGTCCTCGGCCACCAGCAGCGGGATGCGCAGCCGGGTCTGCCCGGTCAGCCGGTTCGCCTCCAGGATGCGCTCCGGCGAGGTGTGCAGGATCGATCCCGCGTGCCTGTGGTGCACCGAGTCGATGAGGTCCTCGCGGGCGTCGAGCTGCAGCATCTGCCCGACTTTCTCCTCGAGGGTCATCCGGGCGAGCAGGTCCTCGACCCGCTCGGCGGTGGTCAGCGATGCATCCTGGTAGGGCAGGGTCTCGGTCTGGGTCGTCATCTCTTCACGTTCTGTTCTGCGGCTGGCGCGGTGGCATCCGGCTCCGACCGGACGGCGGTGACGGCGTCGTTGACGTTCAGCCCCTTCTTCTTCATGGCACGGGCGCGCTCGCCCGCCGACCGCAGCCGCGGGTTGACGTACTCGTCGATGCCGAAGTTGATCAGTGCGAGGCCGACTCCCAGCAGCGAGATGCACAGACCGGCCGGCACGTACCACCACCAGTAGTCCGGGAACGCGCTGTTCTGCTGCGCCCAGAACAGGATGGTGCCCCAGTTCAGGTTCGACACCGGGATGACGCCGATGAACGCGAGGGTGGTCAGGCCGAGCACGGCCGCCGTCATCGTGCCGACGAAGCTCGACGCGATCAGCGCCATGAGGTTCGGCAGCATCTCGACGAGGATGATGCGGTGCAGGGGCTCGCCGTTGGCGCGCGCCGCCTGCACGAAGTCGCGGTTGCGCAGCGACATCGTCTGCGCGCGCAGCACCCGCGCGCCCCAGGCCCAGCCGGTGAGGCCGAGCACGATGGCGATGAGGTAGAGCGGCGGATCCTCGAACTGCGAGGCGATGATGATCATCAGCGGCAGGGCGGGCAGCACGAGGAACACGTTCGAGAGCGCCGACAGCGCCTCGCTCTTCCATCCGCGCAGGTAGCCGGCGGTCACGCCGACGACGACCGCGAGGACGGTCGCCAGGATCGTCGCGAGGAAGCCGACGACGAGCACGCCCTGGGTTCCGTAGATGAGCTGACTGAAGACGTCCTCACCGATGTGCGTGGTGCCCATCAGATGCTGGAAGGACGGCGGCTGCAGCGTCGCGTCCAGGTTCTGGGCGGTCGGGTCGTAGGGCGCGATCAAGGGGGCGAAGATCGCGACCAGCGTGAAGATCCCGAAGATGATGAGTCCGGCCGCGGACTTGCGGTTGCTGAACATCGCCATCGAGGCCGACAGCTGGGTCCAGAACGTCTTCTTCCTCGGGGCCGGATGGTCGGCGGTGAGCACCACCGCGGTCTCGGGAGTGCCCACACCGGCGGGCGGCACGGCCGCCGAGGACGTGTTGTCTGCAGGAGCGTTCATGGTCAGGCCTCCGTCTGGCGGGTTCGGGGATCGAGGATCGCGTAGACGATGTCGGCCAGGATGTTGGCGACCAGCACGGCCAGGACGAGCACCAGGAAGATGCCCTGCATCAGCGCGTAGTCCTTCGCGTTCGTCGCGCTGAGCAGCAGCAGGCCGATGCCGGGATAGGAGAACACCATCTCCATCACGATCGTGCCGCCGACGATGAACCCGAGCGCCAGGGCGAAGCTCTGGATCTGCGGGAGCACCGCGTTGCGCGCGGCGTACCGCCAGAGCACCCGGTTGTTCGGCATGCCCTTGGCCTGGGCGACCGTGATGTAGTCCTCGTCGAGCACGGTGAGCATCATGTTGCGCATGCCCAGCAGCCAGCCGCCGATCGAGGCGATCACGATCGTGAGCACCGGGAGCGCGGCATGCGAGACGACCTCGGAGATGAACTCGGCGTTCCAGCCCGGCTCCACGCCGACCTCGTAGGCGTGCCCGCCGGGAACCAGCCGAGCACCGTCGAGAAGATCGCGATGAAGATCAGTCCGAGCCAGAAGTAGGGCACGGTGCCGAAGAACGTCGTCACCGGGATGAGGACGTCCAGTCGCCCGCCGCGACGCCAGCCGACGATCGCACCGAGCACG
It encodes:
- a CDS encoding NAD(P)-dependent oxidoreductase, producing MTLVVTVPTARLATNIGSLPDGVELHVWDFTTPPPASRLDIVVPPYMGATGSLSALQGLDVGLVQSQSIGYDGVAERLPDGMPFANAASVHETSTAELAVTLMLVAQRQFPRFVRAQDRGEWSPVFAESLADRRVLLVGFGGVGTGIARRLAPFEVEMTAVARSARVEQVDGVGEIVVHGIEELSALLPEAEIVVLSLPGGDATNHLFDSGVLGRMADGALLVNVGRGR
- a CDS encoding NAD(P)-dependent oxidoreductase, which translates into the protein MRAALDVFEPEPLPTGHPLWSAPGLVVSPHVGGASTAMNPRMARLVRTQIERMLAGEPL
- a CDS encoding ribonuclease H family protein — translated: MTITAAADGSALGNPGPNGWAWYIDDANWAAGGSPHGTNNQGELQAVLELLRATAGTDEDLRILCDSKYVIDSITKWMPGWKRRGWRKADGGAVLNRDLMEALDEEMAGRDVRFEWVKGHAGHDLNEAADERANAAAKAYQQKQEPRRGPGFTMATGAGAAAAASAPVAAPASARTPERDAAVRSRGTSASGASDSRGPAGSGTSATSRAAAATAPAVAPQLWAEASDLLEALDLGPAASPIELRVTLSAEEHARLRDRADAQGVSLEEALRRLI
- a CDS encoding LacI family DNA-binding transcriptional regulator, whose translation is MTSIDEVAKLAGVSTATVSRALSGRGHVSAAARERVQEAAEQLGYVVSSRASSLASGRTRNIGVIVPYLDRWFFATVLSGVSSALMKQGYDITLYNITADAAVRREVFHTALRRQRVDAVIAVSIELDDDESAQLLALGLPVIAIGGPNPQLNTLTVDDTAMARLATEHLLGLGHRDIAHIGANPEFDLDFHVPSQRRLGFEQALEDAGVPVNHAFLEPADFTVDGGFRAAKQLLGRPGPRPTAIFAASDEMAIGAILAARDLGFRVPEDLSVIGIDGHELGEFFQLTTVDQFPLGQGERAATAVLARLEDDAAPAPQTALPFELIVRGTTALQHPRTSSRR
- a CDS encoding MFS transporter, with translation MHSLTRDAGRAAGLGALLWLFLANFSMGIDGYVLTGLLPQIAGDLRVSEAAAGQLMSVFAFTSAIAGPVLGALTGRFERRGTIAISLAVFVVGNVIVGIAPDFAWAMAGRMISSIGGALLSAVVAAYVIAIAPPERRGWALSIVMGGFLAATALGVPVGLLLGEANWRIPLFIVAGIGTVALIGILAFVPKLHLPSLPLRETLQPLTRGPILTALLVPTGLMAASYLCFTYAALIIGPRTGLGLAMVGVLFGYGVFSFFGNMIAGRSIDRHGPDPVITIIIIALIGFMLLGTAGLALTGVWGVVSILVWFFGTATFNGGSGVSLQSRLAMLAPDSVALVVALNTSAMMLGSAIGSATGGAALAAGLPADMLIPLASVFLTMSLTVHLILMRRGDKRPVL
- a CDS encoding glycoside hydrolase family 3 N-terminal domain-containing protein, with the protein product MTTQTETLPYQDASLTTAERVEDLLARMTLEEKVGQMLQLDAREDLIDSVHHRHAGSILHTSPERILEANRLTGQTRLRIPLLVAEDCIHGHSFWPGATIYPTQLGMAASWDADLLERVARATAEEVAATGIHWTFSPVLCIARDLRWGRVDETFGEDPFLIGELASAMVRGYQGEGLDDRTAILATAKHFAGYSETQGGRDASEADISQRKLRSWFLPPFERVAREGCRTFMLGYQTTDGVPITVNDWLLNDVLRGEWGYTGTLVTDWDNVGRMVWEQRVQPDYAHAAAAAVKAGNDMAMTTPHFFEGALEAVEKGMLAADAFDAAVARILTLKFDLGLFEDPRLPSDELGAVVGSGAHSDLNLEVARRSLVLLENDGTLPLGAAGFPTPETASPRRDGGAAPGSRRGGAVSLSDLDPIRVAVVGPLADDAQNQLGDWAGGSGQAGWLDGQPREMITTVLDGLRDVEGYAVRYAQGAEILTFEDDPLGATFPDGQPRPPVVVPAASDERLLGDAVRAANAADVIVAVVGDRIELVGEGRSTATLELVGGQNALLDAMIATGKPVVIVLLASKPLVLPASAAQAAAVIWAANPGMHGGRAVAELISGAIEPSGRLPISFARHVGQQPTYYNQIRGQHGHRYADLTQSPAWAFGEGLSYTTVEYSGLGLVSSSVGRDDTLVAEVTVANTGSRPVRETVQVYVRDEVTSVSWTDKELKTYRQVSLEPGESQRVRIEVPVADCSIVDARGRRVVEPGDFELLVGPSSREEVLLRAGFTVR
- a CDS encoding ABC transporter permease; amino-acid sequence: MNAPADNTSSAAVPPAGVGTPETAVVLTADHPAPRKKTFWTQLSASMAMFSNRKSAAGLIIFGIFTLVAIFAPLIAPYDPTAQNLDATLQPPSFQHLMGTTHIGEDVFSQLIYGTQGVLVVGFLATILATVLAVVVGVTAGYLRGWKSEALSALSNVFLVLPALPLMIIIASQFEDPPLYLIAIVLGLTGWAWGARVLRAQTMSLRNRDFVQAARANGEPLHRIILVEMLPNLMALIASSFVGTMTAAVLGLTTLAFIGVIPVSNLNWGTILFWAQQNSAFPDYWWWYVPAGLCISLLGVGLALINFGIDEYVNPRLRSAGERARAMKKKGLNVNDAVTAVRSEPDATAPAAEQNVKR